Proteins encoded in a region of the Rhizobium sp. CC-YZS058 genome:
- a CDS encoding mannose-1-phosphate guanylyltransferase/mannose-6-phosphate isomerase, whose protein sequence is MSLKIVPVIMAGGKGTRLWPLSRSSAPKQFLQFLGEHSLFQKTLQRVADPSIYAPAIIVTNADFRFLVAEQAQSAGVSLAAILLEPMARNTAPALAAAAEVVIRENGEDALMQVLASDHEIDAGDHYFDCIRTARDTALTGKLVTFGIRPTEPATGYGYIEAGAELETGARTVARFVEKPNREKAEQLLAKGNYLWNSGMFMLPARQFLRELEEFVPDVVTAVRGALGAARRDLDFERLDADAFARAPDISVDYAVFEKTSHAAVVPSEFKWSDLGSWDSVWAIGEKDADGNVVGERASVSKTRNSLVLSRDIHLAVHGLEDMAVIASEDAVYVGPLSASQDVGTIVKALAKVERTRPLTEVHPTSYKPWGAVASVLSGDRFEVKRLHIAPGRKISLQKHFHRSEHWVVVRGTAEVTLGDETRLLHENESIYVPQGTTHRLANPGKIPLELIEVQTGSYLKDDDTIRIDDEFGRT, encoded by the coding sequence ATGTCCCTCAAGATCGTTCCGGTCATCATGGCCGGTGGCAAGGGAACGCGCCTTTGGCCGCTGTCCCGCTCCTCGGCGCCGAAGCAGTTCCTGCAGTTTTTGGGCGAACACTCGCTGTTTCAGAAAACCCTGCAGCGCGTCGCCGATCCGTCGATCTACGCCCCGGCGATCATCGTCACCAATGCCGATTTTCGCTTCCTCGTGGCGGAGCAGGCCCAGTCGGCAGGCGTCTCCCTCGCCGCCATTCTTCTGGAGCCGATGGCGCGCAACACTGCGCCGGCCCTCGCCGCCGCCGCAGAGGTGGTGATCCGTGAAAACGGCGAAGACGCGCTGATGCAGGTTCTCGCGTCCGATCACGAGATCGATGCAGGCGACCACTATTTCGACTGCATTCGGACCGCCCGCGACACGGCGCTCACAGGCAAGCTCGTCACCTTCGGCATCCGACCAACGGAGCCGGCAACCGGTTATGGCTATATCGAGGCTGGGGCGGAGCTCGAGACCGGTGCACGAACCGTGGCGCGCTTCGTCGAAAAGCCGAACCGCGAGAAGGCGGAGCAACTCCTCGCGAAGGGCAATTATCTCTGGAACTCCGGCATGTTCATGCTGCCGGCGCGCCAGTTTCTGCGCGAGCTCGAAGAGTTCGTCCCGGACGTCGTCACCGCCGTCCGCGGCGCGCTCGGCGCCGCCAGGCGTGACCTCGATTTCGAGCGGCTGGATGCCGACGCCTTCGCGCGCGCGCCCGACATCTCCGTCGATTACGCCGTGTTTGAAAAGACGAGCCATGCCGCTGTCGTTCCTTCGGAGTTCAAATGGTCGGATCTCGGCAGCTGGGATTCCGTCTGGGCAATCGGCGAGAAGGATGCCGACGGCAACGTCGTCGGCGAACGCGCCAGCGTGTCGAAGACGCGCAACTCGCTGGTGCTGTCGCGTGACATTCATCTCGCGGTGCATGGTCTCGAAGACATGGCGGTCATTGCCAGCGAAGATGCAGTCTATGTCGGTCCACTATCCGCCAGCCAGGATGTCGGCACCATCGTCAAGGCGCTGGCCAAGGTCGAGCGCACGCGCCCGCTGACGGAAGTGCATCCGACCTCCTACAAGCCTTGGGGAGCGGTCGCTTCCGTGCTCTCCGGCGACCGGTTCGAGGTCAAGCGGCTGCACATTGCTCCGGGCCGCAAGATTTCGCTGCAGAAGCATTTTCATCGCTCGGAACATTGGGTGGTGGTCCGCGGGACGGCGGAAGTCACGCTCGGGGACGAGACGCGGCTTTTGCACGAGAACGAGTCGATCTATGTGCCGCAGGGAACGACCCACCGCCTGGCGAACCCGGGCAAGATCCCGCTGGAGCTGATCGAGGTCCAGACCGGTTCCTATTTGAAAGACGATGATACGATCCGCATCGACGACGAATTCGGCCGGACCTGA
- a CDS encoding F0F1 ATP synthase subunit epsilon: MADFNFELVSPERLLLSERVTEVVIPATDGEMTVMANHAPTMTTIKPGVVSVKTASGQTQRYVVFGGFADILPTGCTLLAESAVPSTEFDKTQLERRIAAAREELDQGDHADEHKTKLEQFLSQLVHLNENTIPG, from the coding sequence ATGGCTGATTTCAATTTCGAACTGGTCTCGCCGGAACGCCTCCTGCTTTCGGAGCGCGTGACCGAGGTGGTGATCCCTGCGACCGATGGCGAAATGACGGTCATGGCCAACCATGCACCGACCATGACGACCATCAAGCCCGGCGTCGTGTCGGTGAAGACCGCCAGCGGCCAGACGCAGCGCTACGTGGTGTTCGGCGGCTTTGCCGATATCCTGCCGACAGGCTGCACGCTGCTCGCCGAATCGGCCGTGCCCTCCACCGAGTTCGACAAGACCCAGCTGGAGCGCCGCATCGCGGCTGCCCGTGAGGAGCTCGACCAGGGCGACCATGCCGACGAGCACAAGACGAAGTTGGAGCAGTTCCTCTCCCAGCTTGTCCACCTCAACGAAAACACCATTCCGGGCTGA
- the atpD gene encoding F0F1 ATP synthase subunit beta, which yields MADTATLDRTATGTAAGRITQVIGAVVDVAFDEGALPAILNALETENNGSRLVLEVAQHLGENAVRTIAMDSTEGLVRGQGVRDTGAPITVPVGPETLGRIMNVIGEPVDEAGPLTTSGKRAIHQEAPSYVEQSTEAQILVTGIKVVDLLAPYAKGGKIGLFGGAGVGKTVLIMELINNVAKAHGGYSVFAGVGERTREGNDLYHEMIESGVNKHGGGEGSKAALVYGQMNEPPGARARVALTGLTIAEDFRDAGQDVLFFVDNIFRFTQAGSEVSALLGRIPSAVGYQPTLATDMGAMQERITTTTKGSITSVQAIYVPADDLTDPAPATSFAHLDATTVLSRSIAEKGIYPAVDPLDSTSRMLDPMVVGEEHYEVARKVQTTLQRYKALQDIIAILGMDELSEEDKLAVARARKIERFLSQPFFVAEVFTGSPGKLVALEDTIKGFKGLVNGEYDHLPEAAFYMVGSIDEAIEKAKRLAGEAA from the coding sequence ATGGCTGATACAGCGACCCTGGATCGCACCGCAACGGGCACCGCGGCTGGCCGCATCACGCAGGTCATCGGCGCTGTCGTCGACGTGGCCTTCGATGAGGGCGCGCTGCCGGCAATCCTCAATGCGCTCGAGACGGAAAACAACGGCTCGCGCCTCGTGCTCGAAGTCGCCCAGCATCTCGGCGAAAACGCCGTTCGCACCATCGCGATGGACTCGACCGAAGGTCTCGTCCGCGGCCAGGGCGTGCGCGACACCGGCGCTCCGATCACCGTTCCGGTCGGCCCGGAAACGCTCGGCCGCATCATGAACGTCATCGGCGAGCCGGTCGACGAAGCCGGTCCGCTCACCACGTCGGGCAAGCGCGCCATTCACCAGGAAGCCCCGTCCTATGTCGAGCAGTCGACGGAAGCGCAGATCCTCGTCACCGGCATCAAGGTCGTCGACCTGCTCGCACCGTACGCCAAGGGCGGCAAGATCGGCCTGTTCGGCGGCGCCGGCGTCGGCAAGACCGTTCTGATCATGGAACTGATCAACAACGTCGCCAAGGCGCATGGTGGTTACTCGGTGTTCGCCGGCGTGGGTGAGCGCACCCGCGAAGGCAACGACCTCTATCACGAAATGATCGAATCCGGCGTGAACAAGCATGGCGGCGGCGAAGGCTCCAAGGCCGCGCTGGTCTATGGCCAGATGAACGAGCCGCCGGGCGCGCGTGCCCGCGTCGCCCTGACCGGCCTGACGATCGCCGAAGACTTCCGCGATGCCGGCCAGGACGTTCTGTTCTTCGTCGACAACATCTTCCGCTTCACCCAGGCGGGTTCGGAAGTGTCGGCCCTTCTCGGCCGTATCCCGTCGGCCGTGGGCTATCAGCCGACGCTGGCGACCGATATGGGCGCCATGCAGGAACGCATCACCACCACCACCAAGGGTTCGATCACCTCGGTCCAGGCCATTTATGTTCCGGCCGACGACCTGACCGACCCGGCGCCGGCCACCTCGTTCGCGCATCTGGACGCCACGACCGTTCTGTCGCGCTCCATCGCCGAGAAGGGCATCTATCCGGCTGTCGACCCGCTCGACTCCACCTCGCGAATGCTCGACCCGATGGTTGTCGGCGAAGAGCACTACGAGGTTGCCCGCAAGGTGCAGACGACGCTTCAGCGGTACAAGGCCCTGCAGGACATCATCGCGATCCTGGGCATGGACGAACTGTCCGAAGAGGACAAGCTGGCCGTTGCCCGCGCCCGCAAGATCGAGCGCTTCCTGTCGCAGCCCTTCTTCGTCGCCGAAGTCTTCACCGGTTCGCCGGGCAAGCTCGTCGCGCTCGAAGACACGATCAAGGGCTTCAAGGGCCTGGTGAACGGCGAATACGACCATCTGCCGGAAGCAGCCTTCTACATGGTCGGCTCGATCGACGAAGCGATCGAAAAGGCCAAGCGCCTGGCCGGCGAAGCCGCCTGA
- a CDS encoding F0F1 ATP synthase subunit gamma codes for MPSLKDLKNRIASVKATQKITKAMKMVAAAKLRRAQEAAEAARPYSQRMSVVLSNIAQAVGTDDSAPLLMTGTGQNKTHLLVVCTAERGLCGGFNSQIARFARDHIRRLQSEGKTVKIICVGKKGYDILRREFASLIIDRVDLREVKKIGFANADQIAKKVIGLFEKGEFDVCTLFYSEFKSVISQVPTALQLIPAAAPDVAPAEAGAGAIYEYEPDAGEILSDLIPRNISVQVFRALLENVAGEMGAKMSAMDNATRNAGEMINKLTLNYNRQRQAQITKELIEIISGAEAL; via the coding sequence ATGCCTTCTCTTAAGGATCTGAAAAACCGGATCGCCTCCGTCAAGGCGACGCAGAAGATCACCAAGGCCATGAAGATGGTGGCCGCGGCGAAGCTTCGGCGTGCGCAGGAGGCGGCCGAGGCCGCGCGTCCCTATTCGCAGCGCATGAGCGTGGTGCTGTCCAACATCGCCCAGGCGGTGGGAACGGACGACAGCGCGCCGTTGCTGATGACCGGGACCGGGCAGAACAAGACCCACCTTCTGGTGGTCTGCACCGCCGAGCGCGGCCTTTGCGGCGGCTTCAACTCGCAGATTGCCCGCTTTGCCCGCGACCACATCCGCCGGCTTCAGTCCGAAGGCAAGACGGTCAAGATCATCTGCGTCGGCAAGAAGGGCTACGACATCCTTCGCCGCGAATTCGCCTCGCTCATCATCGACCGCGTCGATCTGCGCGAGGTGAAGAAGATCGGTTTCGCCAATGCCGACCAGATCGCCAAGAAGGTGATCGGCCTGTTCGAAAAGGGCGAATTCGACGTCTGCACGCTGTTCTACTCCGAGTTCAAGTCGGTCATCAGCCAGGTTCCGACCGCGCTGCAGCTGATCCCGGCCGCCGCGCCGGACGTTGCACCCGCCGAGGCCGGCGCCGGCGCGATCTACGAATATGAGCCCGATGCCGGCGAAATCCTGAGCGACCTTATTCCGCGCAATATTTCGGTGCAGGTCTTCCGGGCGCTGCTGGAGAATGTCGCAGGCGAAATGGGTGCCAAGATGAGCGCCATGGACAATGCGACGCGCAATGCAGGTGAGATGATCAACAAGCTGACGCTGAATTACAACCGCCAGCGTCAGGCTCAGATCACCAAGGAACTGATCGAGATCATTTCGGGCGCCGAAGCGCTCTAG
- the atpA gene encoding F0F1 ATP synthase subunit alpha produces MDIRAAEISAILKDQIKNFGQEAEVSEVGQVLSVGDGIARVYGLDNVQAGEMVEFPGGVRGMALNLEADNVGVVIFGSDRAIKEGDTVKRTGAIVDVPVGPELLGRVVDALGNPIDGKGPINAARRARVDVKAPGIIPRKSVHEPMSTGLKAIDALIPVGRGQRELVIGDRQTGKTAIILDTILNQKAIHDAGPDSEKLYCVYVAIGQKRSTVAQFVKVLEERGALQYSIVVAATASDPAPMQYLAPFAGCAMGEYFRDNGQHALIGYDDLSKQAVSYRQMSLLLRRPPGREAYPGDVFYLHSRLLERAAKLSDEKGAGSLTALPVIETQGNDVSAFIPTNVISITDGQIFLETDLFYQGIRPAVNVGLSVSRVGSAAQIKAMKQVAGSIKGELAQYREMAAFAQFGSDLDASTQRLLNRGARLTELLKQPQFSPLKTEEQVAVIFAGVNGYLDKIPVAKVGAFEQGLLSYMRSEGKGILDTIRTEKQVSDDTKSKLKAALDSFAKSFA; encoded by the coding sequence ATGGATATCCGCGCCGCGGAAATTTCCGCAATTCTCAAAGATCAGATCAAAAACTTCGGCCAGGAGGCTGAGGTCTCCGAAGTCGGCCAGGTTCTCTCCGTCGGCGACGGTATCGCCCGCGTCTACGGTCTCGACAATGTTCAGGCCGGCGAAATGGTCGAGTTTCCGGGCGGCGTGCGCGGCATGGCGCTGAACCTCGAAGCCGACAATGTCGGCGTCGTCATCTTCGGCTCGGACCGGGCCATCAAGGAAGGCGACACCGTCAAGCGCACCGGCGCGATCGTTGACGTTCCGGTCGGTCCGGAGCTGCTCGGCCGCGTTGTCGACGCGCTCGGCAATCCGATCGACGGCAAGGGTCCGATCAATGCTGCACGTCGCGCCCGCGTCGACGTCAAGGCTCCGGGCATCATTCCGCGCAAGTCGGTTCATGAGCCGATGTCGACCGGCCTCAAGGCCATCGACGCGCTGATCCCGGTCGGCCGCGGCCAGCGCGAGCTGGTCATCGGCGACCGCCAGACCGGCAAGACCGCCATCATTCTCGACACCATCCTGAACCAGAAGGCGATCCACGACGCTGGTCCGGACTCCGAGAAGCTCTACTGCGTCTACGTGGCCATCGGCCAGAAGCGCTCGACCGTTGCCCAGTTCGTCAAGGTGCTCGAAGAGCGCGGCGCGCTGCAGTATTCGATCGTCGTTGCCGCAACCGCCTCCGACCCGGCCCCGATGCAGTATCTGGCGCCCTTCGCCGGTTGCGCCATGGGCGAATATTTCCGCGACAACGGCCAGCATGCGCTGATCGGCTATGACGACCTGTCCAAGCAGGCTGTCTCCTACCGTCAGATGTCGCTGCTGCTCCGCCGTCCGCCGGGCCGCGAAGCCTATCCGGGCGACGTCTTCTACCTACATTCCCGCCTGCTCGAGCGCGCTGCCAAGCTTTCGGACGAGAAGGGCGCCGGCTCGCTGACCGCCCTGCCGGTCATCGAAACGCAGGGCAACGACGTGTCGGCCTTCATTCCGACCAACGTGATCTCGATCACCGACGGCCAGATCTTCCTCGAAACCGACCTGTTCTACCAGGGCATCCGCCCGGCCGTGAACGTCGGTCTCTCGGTCAGCCGCGTCGGCTCGGCCGCGCAGATCAAGGCCATGAAGCAGGTTGCCGGCTCGATCAAGGGCGAGCTTGCGCAGTACCGCGAAATGGCGGCCTTCGCACAGTTCGGCTCGGACCTCGACGCCTCCACCCAGCGCCTGCTGAACCGCGGCGCCCGCCTGACCGAACTCCTGAAGCAGCCGCAGTTCTCGCCGCTGAAGACGGAAGAGCAGGTTGCGGTGATCTTCGCCGGCGTCAACGGCTACCTCGACAAGATCCCGGTCGCCAAGGTCGGCGCCTTCGAGCAGGGGCTGCTGTCCTACATGCGTTCGGAAGGCAAGGGGATCCTCGACACCATCCGCACGGAAAAGCAGGTTTCGGACGACACCAAGTCGAAGCTGAAGGCGGCGCTCGATAGCTTCGCCAAGAGCTTCGCCTGA
- a CDS encoding F0F1 ATP synthase subunit delta, with product MAKPSDLISGVAERYASSLFDLALESGSVESVQADLDRFQGLINESADLKRLIVSPVFSSDDQFKAISAIVAKAGLSGLVANFLKVVARNRRLFAVPGIVRAFRDIAARNRGEVAAEVTSAHALNDQQQAELKAALKGVTGKDVTVNVTVDPSILGGLIVKVGSRQIDTSLRTKLSSLKLALKEVG from the coding sequence GTGGCAAAACCATCCGACCTCATTTCCGGTGTTGCAGAAAGGTATGCGTCCTCGCTCTTCGATCTGGCACTGGAGTCCGGATCGGTGGAGAGCGTGCAGGCGGACCTCGACCGGTTCCAGGGCCTGATCAATGAAAGCGCAGACCTGAAGCGCCTGATCGTCAGCCCCGTCTTTTCCTCCGACGACCAGTTCAAGGCGATCTCCGCGATCGTCGCGAAGGCCGGCCTGTCCGGTCTCGTCGCCAATTTCCTCAAAGTGGTCGCCCGCAACCGGCGCCTCTTCGCCGTGCCGGGCATCGTGCGCGCCTTCCGCGACATCGCGGCGCGCAACCGGGGCGAAGTCGCTGCCGAGGTGACCTCCGCCCATGCGCTGAACGACCAGCAGCAGGCTGAATTGAAGGCGGCGCTCAAGGGCGTCACCGGCAAAGACGTGACGGTCAACGTCACCGTCGATCCGTCCATTCTCGGTGGTTTGATCGTCAAGGTCGGGTCCCGCCAGATTGACACTTCCCTTCGCACAAAGCTCTCGAGCCTTAAGCTTGCACTGAAAGAGGTCGGCTGA
- a CDS encoding DUF4345 domain-containing protein: MDVYIPSETGEFLAFCAALVTVAIGLFFLFAPGLAFRAMGLALREGRRGGYAEARSTLGGFPLGLGLAAIFLAQPMVYLALGAAFALAAFGRILSMMSDSANTALNWALLLVQLALAALPLAYVFGFT, translated from the coding sequence ATGGACGTCTATATTCCGAGCGAGACCGGTGAGTTCCTGGCTTTCTGCGCTGCGCTCGTCACCGTCGCGATCGGCCTCTTCTTCCTCTTCGCGCCCGGGCTTGCCTTCCGCGCCATGGGCCTTGCGCTTCGCGAGGGGCGGCGCGGTGGTTATGCCGAAGCGCGCTCGACGCTCGGCGGGTTCCCGCTCGGCCTCGGTCTTGCCGCGATTTTCCTTGCCCAGCCCATGGTCTATCTGGCGCTCGGCGCCGCCTTCGCGCTTGCCGCCTTCGGGCGCATTCTGTCCATGATGTCCGACAGCGCCAACACGGCGCTCAACTGGGCGCTGCTGCTCGTCCAACTCGCGCTGGCCGCACTTCCGCTCGCCTATGTTTTCGGCTTTACCTGA
- a CDS encoding primosomal protein N', translating into MMGDSMDLFAAEQTGRASVVPVLIPMPAERAYSYRVPPGMAVQPGSVVQVPLGPRQVMGVVWDEGPQGGDRVDPAKLRDITHVFDCPPLSAEMRAFLDWVSAYTLSPPGLVARMALRAPAALDPEPMVEGLRLTETRPERMTPARSRVLEIAADGLFWTRSGLAHAAGVSTSVIDGLAGQGVFETSFMPPPPMVAAPDPDHAPPVLDAGQREVADALIDTVATGGFSVSLIDGVTGSGKTEVYFEAIAAAVKAGRQVLILLPEIALTATFLARFEARFGAKPAAWHSDLAPKTREKVWRQVAEGSVRVVAGARSALFLPFQTLGLIIVDEEHDPAYKQEDRVFYHARDMAVVRARLGAFPAVLVSATPSVESRVNGEAGRYRALHLRTRFGAAAMPDLSLIDMRRHPPARGGFISPVLVEKIGQAVERGEQALLFLNRRGYAPLTLCRVCGHRFQCPNCSSWLVEHRFRSQIQCHHCGYHERTPDACPECGTLDHLVACGPGVERIAEEIDSHFPKARTIVLSSDLMGVKRLRLELEAIAKGEVDIVVGTQLVAKGHHFPKMTCVGIVDADIGLSNGDPRAAERTFQLLNQVTGRAGRTGLKSQGLIQTYQPQHPVMQAIVSGDAQAFYDREIGERERAILPPFGRLASLIISAETRAEAEAHARGLRQAAPATTGISVLGPAEAPLALVRGRHRFRLLVHGRRTSDMQGFVRAMIKAGPKPRGTVHVQLDIDPQSFL; encoded by the coding sequence ATGATGGGCGATTCGATGGACCTCTTCGCAGCGGAACAGACCGGCAGGGCGAGCGTCGTGCCGGTGCTGATCCCCATGCCGGCCGAACGGGCCTACTCCTACCGCGTGCCGCCCGGCATGGCGGTGCAGCCGGGCTCGGTGGTGCAGGTGCCACTCGGGCCGCGCCAGGTCATGGGCGTCGTCTGGGACGAGGGGCCACAGGGCGGTGACCGGGTGGATCCGGCCAAGCTGCGCGACATTACCCATGTCTTCGACTGCCCGCCGCTGTCGGCGGAGATGCGCGCCTTCCTCGATTGGGTGTCCGCCTACACGCTGTCGCCGCCGGGCCTCGTTGCGCGCATGGCGTTGCGTGCGCCGGCCGCGCTCGATCCGGAGCCGATGGTCGAGGGACTGCGGCTGACGGAGACGCGGCCCGAGCGGATGACGCCGGCGCGCAGCCGCGTGCTGGAGATCGCCGCCGACGGCCTGTTCTGGACCCGCTCCGGCCTTGCCCATGCGGCCGGCGTTTCAACGAGCGTGATCGACGGGCTGGCCGGGCAGGGTGTGTTCGAAACGAGCTTCATGCCGCCGCCGCCGATGGTGGCCGCACCCGACCCGGACCATGCCCCCCCGGTTCTCGATGCCGGCCAGCGCGAGGTGGCGGATGCGTTGATCGACACCGTCGCGACCGGCGGCTTTTCCGTTTCGTTGATCGATGGCGTCACCGGCTCGGGCAAGACCGAGGTCTATTTCGAGGCGATCGCTGCGGCGGTGAAGGCGGGCCGCCAGGTCTTGATCCTGCTGCCCGAAATCGCGCTCACCGCCACCTTCCTTGCCCGCTTCGAGGCCCGCTTCGGCGCAAAGCCCGCCGCCTGGCATTCCGATCTCGCGCCGAAGACCCGGGAGAAGGTCTGGCGGCAGGTGGCGGAAGGCAGCGTGCGGGTCGTGGCGGGTGCGCGCTCGGCCTTGTTCCTGCCCTTCCAGACGCTGGGCCTCATCATCGTGGATGAGGAGCATGACCCGGCCTACAAGCAGGAAGACCGCGTCTTCTATCATGCGCGTGACATGGCGGTGGTGCGGGCGCGGCTCGGCGCCTTTCCGGCTGTGCTCGTGTCCGCCACGCCCTCGGTGGAAAGCCGGGTCAATGGCGAGGCCGGGCGCTATCGGGCGCTGCATCTGCGCACCCGATTCGGCGCCGCCGCCATGCCGGATCTCTCGCTTATCGATATGCGGCGTCATCCGCCGGCGCGTGGCGGCTTCATCTCGCCGGTCCTTGTCGAGAAGATCGGCCAGGCCGTGGAGCGCGGCGAGCAGGCGTTGCTTTTTCTGAACCGACGCGGCTATGCGCCGCTGACGCTGTGCCGGGTCTGCGGGCATCGTTTCCAGTGCCCCAACTGCTCGAGCTGGCTGGTGGAGCACCGATTCCGCAGCCAGATCCAGTGCCATCACTGCGGCTATCACGAGCGCACGCCGGATGCCTGCCCGGAATGCGGCACGCTCGACCATCTTGTTGCCTGCGGGCCGGGCGTCGAGCGGATCGCCGAAGAGATCGACAGCCATTTCCCGAAGGCGCGCACCATCGTGCTTTCGTCCGACCTCATGGGCGTCAAGCGGCTGCGGCTGGAGCTGGAGGCGATCGCCAAGGGGGAGGTCGATATCGTGGTCGGCACGCAGCTGGTCGCCAAGGGCCACCATTTCCCGAAGATGACCTGCGTCGGCATCGTCGATGCCGATATCGGCCTTTCGAACGGCGATCCACGCGCCGCCGAGCGCACGTTCCAGCTCTTGAACCAGGTGACCGGCCGGGCCGGGCGAACCGGTCTGAAGAGCCAGGGGCTCATCCAGACCTACCAGCCGCAGCATCCGGTGATGCAGGCGATCGTCTCCGGCGATGCGCAGGCCTTCTACGATCGCGAGATCGGCGAGCGGGAGCGGGCAATCCTGCCGCCCTTCGGCCGTCTCGCATCCCTCATCATCTCGGCAGAAACAAGGGCGGAGGCGGAAGCCCATGCCCGCGGACTGCGCCAGGCCGCCCCGGCCACGACCGGCATCTCGGTGCTCGGCCCGGCCGAGGCGCCGCTCGCGCTCGTGCGTGGTCGCCACCGCTTCCGCCTGCTCGTCCACGGGCGGCGGACGAGCGACATGCAGGGCTTCGTGCGGGCCATGATCAAGGCCGGGCCGAAACCGCGCGGCACGGTCCATGTCCAGCTCGACATCGATCCGCAGAGCTTTCTGTGA
- the rplS gene encoding 50S ribosomal protein L19: MNIIQQLEAEQAAKIEAKRTLPEFSPGDTLRVNVRVTEGSRTRVQAYEGVCIARSGGGINESFTVRKISYGEGVERVFPIYSPLVESVEVVRRGKVRRAKLYYLRDRRGKSARIVENTGTRARKLNEAERQSVADEKARLEAEKVAAAQALAAEKAAADKAAAENAAE, from the coding sequence ATGAACATCATCCAGCAGCTGGAAGCCGAACAGGCCGCCAAGATCGAAGCCAAGCGCACGCTTCCGGAATTTTCCCCGGGCGACACGCTGCGCGTCAATGTCCGCGTGACGGAAGGATCGCGGACCCGCGTTCAGGCCTATGAAGGCGTCTGCATCGCCCGTTCGGGCGGCGGCATCAACGAAAGCTTCACCGTTCGCAAGATTTCCTATGGCGAAGGCGTCGAGCGCGTATTCCCGATCTACTCCCCGCTCGTCGAGAGCGTCGAAGTGGTTCGCCGCGGTAAGGTTCGCCGCGCCAAGCTCTATTACCTGCGCGATCGTCGCGGCAAGTCGGCCCGTATCGTCGAGAACACCGGCACGCGCGCCCGCAAGCTGAACGAAGCCGAGCGCCAGTCGGTCGCCGACGAGAAGGCCCGTCTGGAAGCCGAGAAGGTGGCTGCCGCTCAGGCGCTCGCCGCCGAAAAGGCCGCCGCCGACAAGGCTGCTGCCGAAAACGCAGCGGAATAA
- a CDS encoding transporter substrate-binding domain-containing protein — protein MPTRRTLLFALAALAAAPAIVALETRAADLPDLKGRAVTVVTENAYPPLQFVDPKTGEQIGWEYDALNEIAKRLNMVITYQNTSWDAMIQAVSDGQYDIGTTGITIKEERKEKVDFSDPYMRSEQFMLVRGDENRFTDAKSFGAFTEGLIGAQAGTTPFYTAVYEVLDGNEQNPRIKLFETFGATVQALKAGDVDVVLTDGTAGKGYVDASGGSLKLIGGPLGSEDFGFIFKKGSDLVAPVNAAIAALKADGTLDALNKKWFVDYKMGQ, from the coding sequence ATGCCGACCCGCCGCACTCTTCTCTTTGCCCTCGCCGCCCTTGCAGCCGCACCCGCCATCGTCGCCTTGGAAACTCGGGCCGCCGACCTGCCCGACCTGAAGGGACGCGCGGTCACCGTGGTCACGGAGAATGCCTATCCGCCGCTGCAGTTCGTCGATCCGAAGACCGGAGAGCAGATCGGCTGGGAATATGACGCGCTGAACGAGATCGCCAAGCGGCTGAACATGGTGATCACCTACCAGAACACCAGTTGGGACGCGATGATCCAGGCCGTGTCCGACGGGCAGTACGACATCGGCACGACCGGCATCACCATCAAGGAAGAGCGCAAGGAGAAGGTGGATTTCTCCGATCCCTATATGCGATCCGAGCAGTTCATGCTGGTGCGCGGCGACGAGAACCGGTTTACCGATGCCAAGAGCTTCGGCGCCTTCACCGAAGGCCTGATCGGCGCCCAGGCCGGCACCACCCCCTTCTACACCGCCGTCTACGAAGTGCTGGATGGCAATGAGCAGAACCCCCGCATCAAGCTGTTCGAGACCTTCGGCGCGACCGTCCAGGCGCTGAAGGCCGGCGATGTCGATGTCGTGCTGACCGATGGAACGGCCGGCAAGGGCTATGTCGACGCCTCCGGCGGCAGCCTGAAGCTGATCGGCGGGCCGCTCGGCAGCGAGGATTTCGGCTTCATCTTCAAGAAGGGCTCGGATCTCGTCGCGCCCGTCAACGCGGCGATTGCGGCACTGAAGGCCGATGGAACCCTGGATGCGCTGAACAAGAAGTGGTTCGTCGACTACAAGATGGGGCAGTAA